The following proteins are co-located in the Roseovarius arcticus genome:
- the lspA gene encoding signal peptidase II, translating into MKTVFWTAFWVFLVDQATKYLVVHWMDLRTLGTIEVAPPLLTLRMAWNYGINFGLLAGDSPLTRWILIAVAVAISCAVLWWVHHEPGGKWQKVAAGMLVGGALGNVVDRMLYGAVADFINTSCCGFNNPYAFNVADITIFVGAIGMVILSPSKKPA; encoded by the coding sequence ATGAAAACCGTATTCTGGACGGCCTTCTGGGTATTTTTGGTCGATCAGGCCACCAAGTATCTGGTCGTGCATTGGATGGACCTGCGCACTCTGGGCACGATCGAGGTTGCGCCGCCGCTGCTGACGCTGCGAATGGCGTGGAATTACGGCATTAATTTCGGCCTATTGGCTGGGGATTCGCCCCTGACGCGCTGGATTTTGATTGCCGTCGCGGTCGCCATCTCGTGCGCTGTCCTGTGGTGGGTGCATCACGAGCCGGGCGGAAAATGGCAAAAAGTTGCCGCCGGGATGCTGGTGGGCGGGGCGCTCGGCAACGTGGTCGACCGCATGCTCTATGGCGCGGTCGCCGACTTTATAAACACCTCCTGCTGCGGGTTTAATAATCCCTATGCGTTCAATGTCGCCGACATCACGATCTTTGTTGGCGCGATCGGTATGGTCATCCTTAGTCCCAGTAAAAAGCCTGCGTGA
- the purH gene encoding bifunctional phosphoribosylaminoimidazolecarboxamide formyltransferase/IMP cyclohydrolase, which yields MTDIAPIRRALLSVSDKTGLIDLGRALAAQGVELLSTGGSAKALRDAGLEVRDVADVTGFPEMMDGRVKTLHPAVHGGLLALRDNGDHVKAMEQHGIGAIDLLVVNLYPFESTVAGGADYDTCIENIDIGGPAMIRAAAKNHGFVTVVVDVEDYAPLLAEMNANDGGTALAFRQKLAMTAYSRTAAYDSAVSTWMAAQQGDKAPRRRTVAGTLAQELRYGENPHQSASFYLDGSARPGVATARQLQGKALSYNNINDTDAAFELASEFASADGPACAIIKHANPCGVARAPTLKEAYLRAFDCDRTSAFGGIIALNQPLDGATAEEIAQIFTEVVIAPGADDDARKIFEAKKNLRLLITDGMADPRAAAQTIRQVSGGYLMQDKDNGYLATDDLKVVTKRQPTNAEMADMLFAWKVAKHVKSNAIVYVKNGATVGVGAGQMSRIDSSRIAARKSQDMADALGLEAPLTNGSVVASDAFFPFADGLLAAAEAGATAVIHPGGSMRDDEVIAAADEAGLAMVLTGMRHFRH from the coding sequence ATGACCGATATCGCCCCCATCCGCCGCGCCCTTCTATCCGTATCGGACAAAACGGGGCTGATTGATCTGGGCCGCGCGCTGGCCGCGCAGGGTGTCGAGCTTCTTAGCACCGGGGGCAGTGCAAAGGCGCTGCGCGATGCGGGCCTAGAGGTGCGCGATGTGGCCGATGTGACAGGTTTTCCCGAAATGATGGACGGACGGGTCAAGACGCTGCATCCGGCCGTGCATGGTGGTCTACTGGCGCTGAGGGACAACGGCGATCATGTTAAGGCGATGGAGCAGCACGGCATCGGCGCGATCGATTTGCTGGTCGTGAACCTCTATCCGTTCGAAAGCACGGTAGCCGGCGGCGCAGACTACGACACCTGCATCGAGAATATCGACATCGGCGGTCCGGCGATGATCCGCGCCGCTGCCAAGAACCATGGGTTTGTGACTGTAGTCGTCGATGTCGAGGACTACGCCCCGCTGCTGGCCGAGATGAACGCGAACGATGGCGGCACGGCACTCGCCTTTCGCCAGAAACTAGCGATGACCGCCTATTCGCGCACCGCCGCCTACGATTCGGCCGTATCGACTTGGATGGCGGCGCAGCAGGGCGACAAAGCCCCCCGCCGCCGCACCGTCGCCGGCACGCTGGCCCAAGAGTTGCGTTATGGCGAGAACCCGCACCAATCGGCCAGCTTTTACCTGGACGGTAGCGCCCGCCCCGGCGTGGCAACCGCCCGCCAGCTTCAGGGCAAGGCGCTGAGCTATAACAATATCAACGACACGGATGCCGCGTTCGAATTGGCCAGCGAGTTTGCCAGCGCGGACGGCCCTGCCTGCGCAATCATCAAGCACGCTAACCCCTGCGGTGTGGCGCGCGCGCCAACGCTGAAGGAGGCCTATCTCCGCGCGTTCGACTGTGACCGCACGTCGGCCTTTGGCGGGATCATCGCGTTGAACCAGCCGCTAGACGGCGCCACCGCTGAGGAAATCGCGCAGATATTTACCGAGGTCGTCATTGCCCCCGGCGCGGACGACGATGCGCGCAAGATCTTTGAGGCCAAAAAGAACCTGCGCCTGCTAATCACAGACGGCATGGCCGATCCGCGCGCCGCTGCCCAGACGATCCGGCAGGTATCTGGCGGATATCTGATGCAGGACAAGGATAACGGGTATTTGGCCACCGATGACCTGAAAGTCGTGACCAAGCGGCAGCCCACCAATGCCGAGATGGCCGATATGCTGTTTGCATGGAAGGTCGCCAAACACGTTAAATCCAACGCCATCGTCTATGTGAAAAACGGCGCAACAGTCGGCGTCGGTGCTGGCCAGATGAGCCGGATAGACAGCAGCCGCATCGCCGCGCGCAAATCGCAGGACATGGCCGACGCATTGGGCCTAGAGGCGCCCTTGACCAACGGCAGCGTGGTCGCCTCTGACGCGTTCTTTCCCTTTGCCGATGGCCTGCTGGCCGCAGCCGAGGCGGGCGCGACTGCCGTTATCCATCCCGGCGGCTCTATGCGCGACGACGAGGTGATTGCCGCCGCCGATGAGGCCGGTCTCGCCATGGTTCTCACAGGCATGCGCCACTTCCGTCACTAA
- a CDS encoding heparinase II/III family protein, which yields MAPEGTIRAKWTRLQNRIAARRAAWARPATAFVSSPEPRTIGSFARGRQLTAGNFMFAGNLVHSLDTAPWDLDAPSAAFAAEAHGFGWLDDLAAAGDAPARVCAQNWTQSWIERHGKGRGPGWSPDLTGRRMIRWINHALFLLAGQEKPASDAFYRSMAQQTLFLGKRWHATVPGLPRFEALTGLIYAGIALEGMDRYIAPAARALSRECDAHIGEAGHLPTRNPEELLDVFTLLTWAAAALGEAGIKAPSLAAATARIAPTLRTLRHADGGLARFHGGGRGLEGRLDTALAASGTKGRRKDGLAMGYARLSAGRTSVIIDAAPPPKGAASAGAHASTMAFELTSGRRPVIVNCGSGASFGADWRRAGRATPSHSTLVVGGESSARLGNPGAEAEWLTQAPRDVPVQMSHASDGVRFEGGHDGYVPSFGLTHARTVEMTFDGRGVAGEDMLLALSDGDKRRFDKAMDANRMQGVPYQIHFHLHPEVDANIDMGGAAVSLALRSGEIWVFRTDARARITLEPSVYLEKSRLSPRAAKQIVLSGRALEYAGRIRWSLAKAQDTPISIRDLAQDALYPAPNGDQYDD from the coding sequence ATGGCACCAGAAGGCACGATCCGCGCGAAATGGACGAGGCTGCAAAACCGCATCGCGGCGCGGCGCGCGGCATGGGCGCGACCTGCGACCGCTTTCGTATCCTCGCCCGAGCCGCGCACGATCGGCAGCTTTGCCCGCGGGCGGCAGCTGACGGCGGGCAATTTTATGTTTGCCGGGAATCTGGTGCATAGCCTCGATACGGCGCCGTGGGACCTGGACGCGCCCAGCGCCGCATTTGCCGCCGAGGCGCACGGATTTGGCTGGCTGGATGATCTGGCCGCCGCTGGGGACGCGCCCGCGCGGGTCTGCGCGCAAAACTGGACTCAAAGTTGGATTGAGCGGCACGGAAAAGGGCGCGGCCCCGGCTGGTCGCCCGACTTGACCGGTCGGCGCATGATACGCTGGATTAATCACGCGCTCTTTCTCCTCGCCGGTCAGGAAAAACCAGCGTCGGATGCCTTCTATCGCTCGATGGCGCAGCAAACGCTGTTTTTGGGCAAACGCTGGCACGCGACTGTACCGGGCCTGCCCCGCTTTGAGGCATTGACCGGGCTCATCTATGCCGGGATCGCGCTAGAGGGAATGGACCGCTACATCGCCCCCGCCGCCCGCGCACTGAGCCGCGAATGCGACGCGCATATTGGCGAGGCAGGCCACCTGCCCACCCGCAACCCCGAGGAGTTGCTGGACGTATTTACCTTGCTAACATGGGCCGCCGCGGCGCTGGGCGAGGCAGGCATCAAGGCGCCCTCGCTGGCCGCTGCGACCGCACGCATCGCCCCCACCCTGCGCACACTGCGGCACGCTGATGGAGGGCTGGCGCGGTTTCATGGCGGCGGGCGCGGGCTAGAAGGGCGGCTGGATACTGCGCTGGCAGCCAGCGGCACCAAGGGCCGCCGCAAGGACGGGCTGGCCATGGGCTATGCCCGCCTCAGCGCCGGGCGCACATCAGTTATCATCGACGCAGCGCCGCCGCCCAAAGGCGCGGCATCGGCGGGCGCGCATGCCTCGACCATGGCGTTTGAGCTGACGTCGGGCCGCCGCCCGGTGATTGTCAATTGCGGCTCCGGCGCCAGCTTTGGCGCGGACTGGCGGCGGGCGGGGCGTGCAACACCCTCGCACTCCACCCTCGTTGTAGGGGGCGAATCAAGCGCCCGTTTGGGCAATCCCGGCGCCGAGGCCGAATGGCTGACGCAAGCACCGCGCGACGTGCCGGTTCAGATGAGCCATGCGTCCGACGGGGTGCGCTTTGAGGGCGGGCATGACGGTTACGTGCCCAGCTTTGGCCTGACCCACGCGCGCACGGTAGAGATGACCTTTGACGGGCGTGGCGTCGCGGGCGAGGACATGCTGCTGGCGCTGAGCGATGGGGACAAGCGCCGCTTTGATAAGGCGATGGATGCAAACCGCATGCAGGGCGTGCCTTACCAGATCCATTTCCACCTGCACCCAGAGGTGGATGCGAACATCGACATGGGCGGCGCGGCGGTATCATTGGCGCTGCGCAGTGGCGAAATCTGGGTATTTCGCACCGATGCGCGGGCACGAATCACGCTGGAGCCGTCAGTTTATCTAGAAAAATCGCGACTTAGCCCCCGTGCGGCCAAACAGATAGTTTTATCCGGGCGCGCGCTAGAGTATGCGGGCCGCATCAGATGGTCGCTGGCCAAGGCTCAAGATACGCCGATCAGCATCCGTGATCTGGCGCAGGACGCGCTGTATCCCGCCCCGAACGGCGACCAATACGACGATTGA